From a region of the Cucumis sativus cultivar 9930 chromosome 6, Cucumber_9930_V3, whole genome shotgun sequence genome:
- the LOC101205549 gene encoding nuclear transcription factor Y subunit A-7 — protein sequence MTSSVHDYSDNGEADEQRKYSESQNHSSSVINGLNQSTPNQYVASPQVGAGHSMVPPAYPYPDPYYRSIFTPYDAQPYPPQPYGGQPMVHLQLMGIQQAGVPLPTDAVEEPVFVNAKQYHGILRRRQSRAKAESENKALKSRKPYLHESRHLHALRRARGCGGRFLKSNKNENHQNEVASGDKSQPNINLNSDRSDLASSEN from the exons ATGACTTCTTCTGTCCACGATTATTCTG ATAATGGTGAGGCCGATGAGCAGCGAAAGTACTCTGAATCTCAGAATCATTCTTCATCGGTCATAAATGGACTAAATCAATCAACCCCAAATCAGTATGTAGCGTCTCCCCAAGTTGGAGCAGGACATTCTATg GTACCCCCGGCTTATCCATATCCAGATCCTTATTACAGAAGCATCTTCACTCCCTATGATGCTCAACCATATCCTCCACAGCCCTATGGTGGGCAACCTATG GTTCATCTTCAATTAATGGGGATTCAGCAAGCTGGGGTTCCTTTGCCAACAGATGCAGTTGAGGAGCCTGTTTTTGTCAATGCTAAACAGTATCATGGCATTTTACGACGCAGACAGTCCCGTGCAAAAGCTGAATCAGAAAATAAAGCTCTAAAGTCTAGGAAG CCATACTTGCATGAATCTCGACATCTACACGCATTGAGGAGAGCTAGAGGTTGTGGTGGACGGtttctcaaatcaaataaaaatgaaaatcatcaAAATGAGGTGGCATCAGGTGATAAATCACAGCCAAATATAAATCTGAATTCTGATAGAAGTGATCTTGCTTCTTCAGAGAACTGA
- the LOC101222923 gene encoding DNA-damage-repair/toleration protein DRT111, chloroplastic yields MLGGLYGDLPPPSSAEEDKPTNSTVWSSSTKMAPPTLRKPSSVFAPQTVLRSQSKIKAATSTHPKVSVSTQVEASQPILAEAITQPALVAVTSTVVEEYDPARPNDYEEYRVEKKRKAMEAEMRKELERRRQEEEEREKKEREEREREHSDSRINISGEEAWRRRAAKSGAIPRSPSPPSSVDGFSIGKSETGGLGVGAGGQMTAAQRMMAKMGWKEGQGLGKQEQGITTPLMAKKTDLRAGVIVNANDTKSEKKVKSVNFNGLPTRVLLLRNMVGPGEVDDELEEEVGSECAKYGTVTRVLIFEITEPNFPVDEAVRIFVQFERSEETTKALVDLDGRYFGGRVVRATFYDEERFSKNELAPMPGEVPGFT; encoded by the exons ATGCTTGGTGGATTGTACGGGGACCTTCCTCCGCCCTCTTCGGCTGAGGAAGATAAGCCAACAAATTCTACCGTCTGGTCGAGCAGCACAAAGATGGCGCCTCCGACTCTTCGGAAGCCATCGTCCGTATTCGCGCCACAGACCGTTCTCAGATCtcaaagcaaaataaaagcCGCCACCTCGACACACCCTAAGGTTTCGGTGTCAACGCAGGTGGAGGCATCTCAGCCAATTCTGGCCGAGGCTATTACACAACCGGCATTGGTGGCTGTGACGTCTACGGTTGTAGAGGAGTATGATCCAGCGAGGCCGAATGACTATGAGGAGTATAGGgtggagaagaagaggaaggcTATGGAGGCTGAGATGAGGAAGGAGCTTGAGAGACGTAGACAAGAGGAGGAAGAGAGGGAGAAGAAGGAGCGAGAGGAGCGAGAAAGAGAACATTCTGATTCTAGGATAAATATTTCGGGCGAGGAAGCTTGGAGAAGGCGCGCGGCGAAGAGTGGGGCAATACCAAGATCGCCATCTCCACCAAGTAGCGTAGACGGCTTCAGCATTGGAAAGTCGGAGACTGGGGGGTTGGGAGTTGGTGCTGGTGGGCAGATGACAGCGGCACAAAGGATGATGGCTAAGATGGGGTGGAAAGAGGGGCAAGGGCTTGGGAAGCAAGAACAAGGAATTACCACTCCTCTGATGGCAAAAAAGACAGATTTGCGTGCTGGAGTAATTGTGAACGCTAATGATACGAAATCagagaagaaagtgaagaGTGTTAACTTCAACGGGCTACCTACTCGGGTTCTTCTTCTCAGAAACATG GTTGGCCCGGGTGAGGTAGATGATGAGCTAGAAGAGGAAGTAGGATCAGAGTGTGCAAAGTATGGAACAGTAACACGAGTTCTAATATTCGAGATTACAGAACCCAATTTTCCAGTGGACGAGGCTGTTCGAATTTTTGTGCAGTTTGAAAGATCAGAAGAAACGACAAAGGCTTTGGTTGATCTTGATGGTCGGTACTTTGGTGGAAGAGTGGTTCGAGCTACATTTTACGACGAGGAAAGGTTCAGTAAGAATGAATTAGCTCCAATGCCAGGAGAAGTCCCTGGATTTACATGA
- the LOC101210154 gene encoding homeobox-leucine zipper protein ATHB-14: MALVIHKDTSNKQMDSSKYVRYTPEQVEALERVYAECPKPSSLRRQQLIRECPILSNIEPKQIKVWFQNRRCREKQRKESSRLQSVNRKLSAMNKLLMEENDRLQKQVSHLVYENGFMRQQLHSASGTTTDNSCESVVMSGQPQQQQNPNPQHPNRDVNNPAGLLAVAEETLAEFLSKATGTAVDWVQMIGMKPGPDSIGIVAVSRNCSGVAARACGLVSLEPTKVAEILKDRLSWYRDCRCLNVLSVIPTGNGGTIELIYMQTYAPTTLAAARDFWTMRYTTSLEDGSLVVCERSLSSSSGGPAGPPPSTFVRAEMLPSGYLIRACEGGGSIIHIVDHIDLDVWSVPEVLRPLYESSKILAQKITIAALRHIRQIAQETNGEIQCTGGRQPAVLRTFSQKLCRGFNDAVNGFADDGWSPMGSDGVEDVTILINTSANKFSGSQYNTSLYPSFGGGVMCAKASMLLQNVPPALLVRFLREHRSEWADYGVDAYSAASLKASPYAVPCARPGGFPSSQVILPLATTVEHEEFLEVVRLEGLAFSPEDVALAGRDMYLLQLCSGVDENAVGACAQLVFAPIDESFADDAPLLPSGFRVIPLDPKTDEPTAARTLDLASTLEVGANAARSAGETDLSNYNLRSVLTIAFQFTFENHLQENVAAMARQYVRSVVGSVQRVAMAISPSRLSSNMGLKPLPGSPEALTLARWICRSYRVHVGAELLQADSQSGDAMLKQLWHHSDAIMCCSVKTNASAVFTFANQAGLDMLETTLVGLQDIMLDKILDEAGRKILCSEFPKIMQQGFANLPSGICVSSMGRPISYEQAVAWKVLNDDDSNHCLAFMFINWSFV; the protein is encoded by the exons ATGGCGTTAGTTATCCACAAAGATacatcaaacaaacaaatggaTTCAAGCAAATACGTACGGTATACACCCGAGCAAGTTGAGGCATTAGAGAGAGTTTATGCCGAATGTCCAAAGCCTAGTTCTCTCAGAAGGCAGCAGCTCATTAGAGAGTGCCCAATTCTTTCTAACATTGAACCTAAACAGATCAAAGTTTGGTTTCAAAATCGCAG ATGCCGTGAGAAGCAGCGTAAGGAATCATCTCGCCTCCAGAGCGTAAACAGAAAGTTGTCTGCGATGAACAAATTGTTAATGGAGGAGAATGACCGTTTACAGAAACAGGTGTCCCATTTGGTCTATGAGAATGGCTTTATGCGCCAGCAACTGCATAGT GCATCTGGGACGACTACAGACAATAGCTGTGAGTCTGTAGTCATGAGCGGTCAGCCTCAACAACAGCAAAACCCAAATCCTCAGCATCCTAATAGGGATGTTAACAACCCAGCTGG TCTTCTCGCGGTAGCTGAGGAGACCCTGGCAGAGTTCCTTTCCAAGGCTACAGGAACTGCTGTCGACTGGGTCCAGATGATTGGGATGAAG CCTGGTCCGGATTCTATTGGAATCGTTGCTGTTTCCCGCAATTGCAGTGGGGTAGCAGCACGAGCCTGTGGTCTTGTTAGTCTAGAGCCGACAAAG GTTGCAGAAATTCTCAAAGATCGCCTTTCATGGTATCGTGACTGCCGCTGTCTTAATGTTTTAAGTGTAATTCCTACTGGAAATGGAGGAACAATAGAGCTCATATATATGCAG ACTTATGCTCCAACGACATTAGCAGCAGCACGTGACTTCTGGACGATGAGATATACAACAAGTTTAGAAGATGGCAGTCTAGTG GTTTGTGAGAGGTCATTATCTTCTTCAAGTGGCGGCCCTGCAGGGCCTCCGCCATCTACTTTTGTAAGAGCTGAGATGCTTCCTAGTGGCTATTTAATACGAGCGTGCGAGGGGGGTGGATCAATTATTCACATTGTCGATCACATTGATTTGGAT GTTTGGAGTGTCCCTGAAGTTCTTAGGCCACTTTATGAGTCATCCAAGATCCTTGCTCAGAAAATAACAATCGCT GCATTGCGTCACATTAGACAAATTGCTCAAGAGACTAACGGAGAAATTCAATGTACTGGCGGACGTCAACCTGCTGTACTGCGGACGTTTAGTCAAAAACTCTGCAG GGGTTTCAATGATGCTGTCAATGGGTTTGCTGATGATGGCTGGTCACCTATGGGAAGTGATGGTGTGGAGGATGTGACAATTCTTATAAACACATCAGCAAACAAGTTTTCTGGATCCCAGTATAACACATCCTTGTATCCCTCTTTTGGTGGAGGAGTTATGTGTGCAAAGGCGTCAATGTTACTTCAG AATGTTCCCCCTGCTTTGCTTGTTCGATTCCTGAGAGAGCATCGGTCTGAATGGGCTGATTATGGAGTTGATGCCTACTCTGCTGCAAGTTTAAAAGCCAGTCCGTATGCTGTTCCATGTGCAAGGCCTGGTGGCTTCCCTAGCAGCCAGGTTATTTTGCCTCTTGCTACTACTGTGGAGCATGAGGAG TTTTTGGAGGTGGTTCGGCTGGAGGGCCTTGCATTCTCTCCTGAAGATGTTGCTTTGGCTGGACGAGATATGTACTTACTGCAG CTCTGCAGTGGGGTTGATGAGAATGCAGTTGGAGCTTGCGCTCAGCTTGTGTTTGCACCTATAGATGAATCTTTTGCTGATGATGCTCCACTACTTCCTTCGGGGTTCCGTGTCATACCGCTGGATCCAAAAACG GATGAACCTACTGCTGCTAGAACATTGGATTTAGCCTCTACCCTTGAAGTTGGTGCCAATGCTGCACGTTCTGCTGGTGAAACTGATTTGAGCAACTATAACCTTCGGTCAGTCCTGACCATTGCTTTCCAGTTCACCTTTGAGAATCACTTACAGGAAAATGTGGCTGCTATGGCTCGACAATATGTTCGTAGTGTTGTGGGCTCTGTTCAGAGGGTTGCCATGGCCATTTCCCCATCGCGGTTGAGTTCCAATATGGGACTAAAGCCTCTTCCTGGTTCACCTGAAGCTCTCACTTTGGCTCGATGGATTTGCCGAAGCTACAG GGTCCATGTTGGAGCTGAGCTCCTTCAAGCTGATTCCCAGTCTGGAGATGCCATGTTGAAGCAGCTCTGGCACCACTCCGATGCAATCATGTGTTGCTCCGTTAAAACCAAC GCATCTGCTGTGTTCACCTTTGCTAACCAGGCTGGTCTGGATATGCTTGAAACCACTCTTGTTGGCCTACAAGATATAATGCTAGACAAAATTCTTGATGAGGCAGGTCGGAAGATTCTCTGCTCTGAATTCCCCAAAATAATGCAGCag GGGTTTGCAAATCTTCCCTCTGGCATCTGCGTATCCAGTATGGGTCGTCCCATTTCTTATGAGCAAGCGGTTGCCTGGAAGGTTTTAAATGATGATGATTCCAATCACTGTCTTGCTTTCATGTTCATAAACTGGTCCTTTGTTTGA